In one Grus americana isolate bGruAme1 chromosome 1, bGruAme1.mat, whole genome shotgun sequence genomic region, the following are encoded:
- the LOC129197154 gene encoding translation initiation factor IF-2-like: MGEERLALPRRAWPPPAPRQSGGGGGGGRRGGGSGEGAARGVPPARRGTLRPTPTSSPAAAARPAAHRGGPARRRGGQRCLGASPYAGGVRRAPVRTRGARTREEEAARPAAAARGRGRRREVTASAANKVTLCNGEAG; this comes from the exons ATGGGGGAGGAGAGGCTCGCCTTGCCGCGCCGCGCCTGGCCGCCGCCGGCACCCCGGCagtcaggaggaggaggcggaggaggaagGCGAGGTGgcggcagcggggagggggctgcgcgGGGAGTCCCCCCGGCGCGCCGGGGCACCCTCAGACCAACCCCGACCTCCTCGCCggctgccgccgcccgccccgccgcgcacCGGGGCGGCcctgcgcggcggcggggcggccaACG CTGTTTGGGAGCAAGTCCTTATGCCGGCGGGGTGCGACGCGCCCCGGTGCGCACCCGCGGAGCCCGGACgcgggaggaagaagcggcGCGACCCGCGGCCGCagcccggggccgggggaggaggagggaggtgacCGCCTCCGCTGCTAATAAAGTCACGCTCTGCAA CGGTGAAGCCGGCTAG